The proteins below come from a single Burkholderia humptydooensis genomic window:
- a CDS encoding DUF3311 domain-containing protein: MAHDADANRAAKRWLWLLVLPLVAMVWVPSYNRTEPQWFGFPFFYWYQLLWVFISAVITAFVYQKTKNCWKGVPRGDGK, translated from the coding sequence ATGGCTCACGATGCCGACGCCAACCGGGCCGCGAAACGCTGGCTCTGGTTGCTGGTCCTGCCGCTCGTCGCGATGGTCTGGGTGCCGTCGTACAACCGGACCGAACCGCAATGGTTCGGATTCCCGTTTTTCTACTGGTATCAACTGCTGTGGGTGTTCATTAGCGCCGTGATCACCGCATTCGTCTACCAGAAGACCAAGAACTGCTGGAAGGGCGTTCCGCGGGGAGACGGCAAATGA
- a CDS encoding type II toxin-antitoxin system RelE/ParE family toxin — MDRLYGFIVDREDADVELAACALAAITAGIATLESSPFTCRKAHPSMPFLRELLIQFGASGYVALFEIDDDRTVTILAARHQRESDYH, encoded by the coding sequence CTGGACCGTCTTTATGGCTTCATCGTCGATCGCGAAGACGCCGACGTCGAACTCGCCGCCTGCGCGCTTGCCGCCATCACCGCCGGGATCGCCACGCTGGAATCGTCGCCGTTCACTTGCCGCAAAGCTCATCCGTCGATGCCATTTCTGCGGGAGCTGCTCATTCAGTTCGGCGCATCGGGATATGTTGCGCTGTTCGAGATCGACGACGATCGAACGGTGACGATCCTTGCCGCGCGCCATCAGCGGGAAAGCGATTATCACTGA
- a CDS encoding DMT family transporter, with the protein MDSRETRGMLLGLIGVMIFSLTLPMTRIVVTELHPLLNGLGRALAAAVPAALLLGLRRERVPTRAQLKSLAVVSAGVIIAFPVFSAWAMKTVPAAHGAVVNGLQPLLVALYAAWLARERPSKAFWASAALGSALVIAFALRDGGGALQPGDLLMLVAVGIGALGYAQGARLAREIGGWQVICWALVVSAPFLVLPVGWLAWAHHAAHPGPVSPRVWLAFGYVTLFSQFIGFFAWYAGLATGGIARVGQVQLLQIFFTIAFSALFFGETVSPSTWLFAAAVIATVVLGRRAAVRLTPQPARAA; encoded by the coding sequence ATGGATTCGCGCGAAACCCGCGGCATGCTGCTCGGCCTGATCGGCGTGATGATCTTCAGCCTGACGCTGCCGATGACGCGCATCGTCGTCACCGAGCTCCATCCGCTCCTGAACGGCCTCGGGCGCGCGCTCGCCGCTGCGGTGCCCGCCGCTCTGCTGCTGGGGCTGCGCCGCGAGCGCGTGCCGACCCGCGCACAGTTGAAGAGCCTCGCCGTCGTGTCGGCGGGCGTGATCATCGCGTTTCCGGTGTTCTCCGCCTGGGCGATGAAGACCGTGCCCGCCGCGCACGGCGCGGTCGTCAACGGATTGCAGCCGCTCCTCGTCGCGCTGTACGCGGCGTGGCTCGCGCGCGAGCGGCCGTCGAAGGCGTTCTGGGCGAGCGCCGCGCTCGGCAGCGCGCTCGTGATCGCGTTCGCGCTGCGCGACGGCGGCGGCGCGCTGCAGCCGGGCGACCTGCTGATGCTCGTCGCGGTCGGCATCGGCGCGCTCGGCTATGCGCAAGGCGCGCGCCTCGCGCGCGAGATCGGCGGCTGGCAGGTGATCTGCTGGGCGCTCGTCGTGTCCGCGCCGTTCCTCGTGCTGCCCGTCGGCTGGCTCGCGTGGGCGCACCACGCGGCGCATCCGGGCCCCGTGTCGCCGCGCGTGTGGCTCGCGTTCGGCTACGTGACGCTGTTCTCGCAGTTCATCGGCTTTTTCGCGTGGTACGCGGGCCTCGCGACCGGCGGCATCGCGCGCGTCGGTCAGGTGCAACTGCTGCAGATCTTTTTCACGATCGCGTTCTCGGCGCTGTTCTTCGGTGAAACCGTTTCGCCGTCGACCTGGCTGTTCGCCGCCGCCGTGATCGCGACCGTCGTGCTCGGCCGCCGCGCCGCCGTGCGCCTCACGCCGCAACCGGCTCGCGCCGCCTGA
- the htpG gene encoding molecular chaperone HtpG — protein MTQQTMSFQAEVKQLLHLMIHSLYSNKEIFLRELVSNASDAADKLRFEALENNALYESDPNLRIRLSFDKAARTLTIDDNGIGMSRDEAISNLGTIARSGTKEFFAKLSGDQQKDAALIGQFGVGFYSGFIVADRITVETRRAGVPASEGVRWESAGEGDFSVDTIERAARGTTITLHLRDGEDELLSSYRLKSIVQKYSDHVALPILMKKEEWDQEKGEMVEKDEDETVNQASALWTRAKNDVTDEQYKQFYQHVAHDHQEPLAWTHNRVEGRSEYTQLLFVPSHAPFDLWNRDYRGGLKLYVKRVFIMDDAEQLLPQYLRFIKGVVDSSDLPLNVSREILQESRDVKAIREGVTKRALSMLEELANAEDDAGKEKYATFWSAFGQVLKEGVGEDHANRERVAKLLRFASTHGDTDAQNVALADYVARMKPDQSKIYYVTADTWQAAKNSPHLEVFRKKGVEVLLLTDRVDEWMLSFLHEFDGKPLASVARGDLDLGALNDDEKKAQEETGEAMKPVVDKMKETLGDRVKDVRVTFRLTDSPSCLVADDNDMSGYLQRMLKAAGQNAPSFQPILEINPEHPLVKALKADGADFGDWCHLLFDQALLAEGGALEDPASFVKRTNALLLSRAA, from the coding sequence ATGACTCAGCAAACCATGAGCTTTCAGGCAGAGGTCAAGCAGCTCCTCCACCTGATGATTCATTCGCTTTACAGCAACAAGGAAATCTTCCTGCGCGAACTCGTGTCCAACGCGTCCGACGCCGCTGACAAGCTCCGTTTCGAGGCTCTGGAAAACAACGCGCTCTACGAGAGCGATCCGAACCTGCGCATTCGCCTGTCGTTCGACAAGGCCGCGCGCACGCTCACGATCGACGACAACGGGATCGGCATGAGCCGCGACGAGGCGATCTCGAACCTCGGCACGATCGCGCGCTCGGGCACGAAGGAATTCTTCGCGAAGCTCTCCGGAGACCAGCAGAAGGACGCGGCGCTCATCGGCCAGTTCGGCGTCGGCTTCTACTCGGGCTTCATCGTCGCCGACCGGATCACGGTCGAGACGCGCCGCGCGGGCGTGCCCGCGTCCGAGGGCGTGCGCTGGGAAAGCGCGGGCGAAGGGGATTTCTCGGTCGACACGATCGAGCGTGCCGCGCGCGGCACGACGATCACGCTGCATCTGCGCGACGGCGAGGACGAGCTGCTGTCGTCGTACCGGCTGAAATCGATCGTCCAGAAGTATTCGGACCACGTCGCGCTGCCGATCCTGATGAAGAAGGAAGAGTGGGATCAGGAAAAGGGCGAGATGGTCGAGAAGGACGAGGACGAGACCGTCAACCAGGCGAGCGCGCTGTGGACGCGCGCGAAGAACGACGTCACCGACGAGCAGTACAAGCAGTTCTACCAGCACGTCGCGCACGATCACCAGGAGCCGCTCGCGTGGACGCACAACCGCGTCGAGGGCCGCAGCGAATACACGCAACTGCTGTTCGTGCCGTCGCACGCGCCGTTCGACCTGTGGAACCGCGACTATCGCGGCGGCCTGAAGCTGTACGTGAAGCGCGTGTTCATCATGGACGACGCCGAGCAACTGCTGCCGCAGTACCTGCGCTTCATCAAGGGCGTCGTCGATTCGTCGGATCTGCCGCTGAACGTGTCGCGCGAGATCCTGCAGGAAAGCCGCGACGTGAAGGCGATTCGCGAAGGCGTGACCAAGCGCGCCCTCTCGATGCTCGAAGAACTCGCGAACGCCGAGGACGACGCGGGCAAGGAGAAGTACGCGACGTTCTGGAGCGCGTTCGGCCAGGTGCTGAAGGAAGGCGTCGGCGAGGATCACGCGAACCGCGAGCGCGTCGCGAAGCTGCTGCGCTTCGCGTCGACGCATGGGGACACCGATGCGCAGAATGTGGCGCTCGCCGATTATGTCGCGCGGATGAAGCCCGATCAATCGAAGATCTACTACGTGACGGCCGACACGTGGCAGGCCGCGAAGAACAGCCCGCATCTCGAAGTGTTCCGCAAGAAGGGCGTCGAAGTGCTGCTGCTCACCGATCGCGTCGACGAATGGATGCTGTCGTTCCTGCACGAGTTCGACGGCAAGCCGCTCGCGAGCGTCGCGCGCGGCGATCTCGATCTCGGCGCGCTGAACGACGACGAGAAGAAGGCGCAGGAAGAGACGGGCGAGGCGATGAAGCCCGTCGTCGACAAGATGAAGGAAACGCTCGGCGACAGGGTGAAGGACGTGCGCGTCACGTTCCGGCTGACCGATTCGCCGTCGTGCCTCGTCGCCGACGACAACGACATGAGCGGCTACCTGCAGCGGATGCTGAAGGCGGCGGGTCAGAATGCGCCGTCGTTCCAGCCGATTCTCGAGATCAATCCGGAGCATCCGCTCGTCAAGGCGCTGAAGGCCGACGGCGCGGATTTCGGCGACTGGTGCCACCTGCTGTTCGATCAGGCGCTGCTCGCCGAAGGCGGCGCGCTCGAAGACCCGGCGAGCTTCGTCAAGCGGACCAACGCGCTGTTGCTGTCGCGCGCGGCGTGA
- a CDS encoding chorismate--pyruvate lyase family protein: MARMRFDAADAYWRETPRPGASSAQKDWLTRGGSLTAHLARLGRVTVRVTRETVATPWADEHGALSCASRAPVWVREVVLAVDGTPFVAAHSIAPLAASKGVWQAMRRLRTRPLAELLYSDPEVTRSPLVSRRVIAGHPLFALASHALARVRVHAAPHAFGARRSVFERRGTPLMVTECMLPALWRHLDAHGERRARDFEAT, from the coding sequence ATGGCGCGGATGCGTTTCGACGCGGCCGATGCGTACTGGCGCGAGACGCCGCGCCCCGGCGCGTCGAGCGCGCAGAAGGACTGGCTCACGCGCGGCGGCTCGCTGACCGCGCACCTCGCCCGGCTCGGCCGCGTGACGGTGCGCGTGACGCGCGAGACGGTCGCGACGCCGTGGGCCGACGAGCACGGCGCGCTTTCATGCGCGTCGCGCGCGCCGGTGTGGGTGCGCGAAGTCGTGCTCGCGGTCGACGGCACGCCGTTCGTCGCCGCGCACAGCATCGCGCCGCTTGCCGCGAGCAAGGGCGTGTGGCAGGCGATGCGGCGGTTGCGCACGCGGCCGCTCGCGGAGCTGCTCTACAGCGATCCGGAGGTGACGCGCTCGCCGCTCGTGAGCCGGCGCGTGATCGCCGGGCATCCGCTGTTCGCGCTCGCGTCGCACGCGCTCGCGCGCGTGCGCGTGCATGCCGCGCCGCATGCGTTCGGCGCGCGCCGCTCGGTGTTCGAGCGGCGCGGCACGCCGCTGATGGTGACCGAATGCATGCTGCCCGCGCTGTGGCGGCATCTCGACGCGCACGGCGAGCGCCGCGCGCGCGACTTCGAGGCGACGTGA
- a CDS encoding aminotransferase-like domain-containing protein encodes MSTVPLAQIPAPHDTATLTLVDQLVQWARRRIDERVFRPGMRMPSIRKLAIDKSVSRFTVVEAYERLVAQGYLDSRRGSGFYVRERAPGAQPAGASGGGRAQPVHNTIDVVWLLRNMLHTVSPEKGPGLGYLPSRWLDGDLITSALRALGRQSGAQMLGFGSAQGFLPLRQQLQTRLAEIEIGATPDQLVLVSGITQAIDLIARHCVRPGDAVIVGDPAWFQMFGRFASQGAQLVGMPYTPDGPDLDALENLVQMWRPKMLVINSVLQNPTGTSLSAAQAFRILKLAEAYDFLVVEDDVYGDLCPPSYPATRLASLDQLKRVIFLGSFSKTLAANLRVGYIACAPELAKALTDEKMLVGMTTPELNERVLYKVLTEGHYRRHVERLRARLGGVRDKTARMLERTGMRLFTMPAAGMFLWADTGVDSDALAAAAHEEGFLLTPGSLFSPQQSPSTWTRFNVANCGDPALPAFLGRYLDSVNRRAS; translated from the coding sequence ATGTCCACCGTCCCGCTTGCGCAGATTCCCGCGCCGCACGATACCGCGACGCTCACGCTCGTCGACCAGCTCGTGCAGTGGGCGCGCCGCCGGATCGACGAGCGCGTGTTTCGGCCCGGCATGCGGATGCCGTCGATCCGCAAGCTCGCGATCGACAAGAGCGTGTCGCGCTTCACGGTCGTCGAGGCGTACGAGCGGCTCGTTGCGCAAGGCTATCTCGATTCGCGGCGCGGCTCCGGCTTCTACGTGCGCGAGCGTGCGCCGGGGGCGCAGCCCGCCGGCGCGTCCGGCGGCGGGCGGGCGCAGCCCGTGCACAACACGATCGACGTCGTCTGGCTCTTGCGCAACATGCTGCACACGGTCAGCCCGGAAAAGGGGCCAGGGCTCGGCTACCTGCCGAGCCGCTGGCTCGACGGCGATCTGATCACGAGCGCGTTGCGCGCGCTCGGCCGGCAGTCCGGCGCGCAGATGCTCGGCTTCGGCAGCGCGCAGGGCTTCCTGCCGCTGCGGCAGCAGCTTCAAACGCGCCTCGCCGAAATCGAGATCGGCGCGACGCCCGATCAGCTCGTGCTCGTGTCCGGCATCACGCAGGCGATCGACCTGATCGCGCGCCACTGCGTGCGGCCGGGCGACGCGGTGATCGTCGGCGATCCGGCCTGGTTCCAGATGTTCGGCCGCTTCGCGTCGCAGGGCGCGCAGCTCGTCGGGATGCCGTACACGCCGGACGGCCCCGATCTCGATGCGCTCGAGAACCTCGTGCAGATGTGGCGCCCGAAGATGCTCGTGATCAACTCGGTGCTGCAGAATCCGACGGGCACGTCGCTGTCGGCCGCGCAGGCGTTCCGGATCCTGAAACTCGCGGAGGCGTACGATTTTCTCGTCGTCGAGGACGACGTCTACGGCGACCTGTGCCCGCCGAGCTATCCGGCGACGCGCCTGGCGAGCCTCGATCAACTGAAGCGCGTGATCTTCCTCGGCAGCTTCTCGAAGACGCTCGCCGCGAACCTGCGGGTCGGCTACATTGCGTGCGCGCCGGAACTCGCGAAGGCGCTGACGGACGAGAAGATGCTCGTCGGGATGACGACGCCCGAGCTCAACGAGCGCGTGCTGTACAAGGTGCTGACGGAAGGGCATTACCGGCGCCACGTCGAGCGGCTGCGCGCGCGGCTCGGCGGCGTGCGCGACAAGACCGCGCGGATGCTCGAGCGCACCGGGATGCGGCTCTTCACGATGCCGGCGGCGGGGATGTTCCTGTGGGCCGACACGGGCGTCGATTCGGACGCGCTCGCCGCGGCCGCGCACGAGGAGGGCTTCCTGCTCACGCCGGGGAGCCTCTTCTCGCCGCAGCAGTCGCCTTCGACATGGACGCGCTTTAACGTCGCGAACTGCGGCGATCCCGCGTTGCCCGCGTTCCTCGGCCGCTATCTCGACAGCGTGAACCGCCGCGCCTCTTGA
- the mctP gene encoding monocarboxylate uptake permease MctP, with protein sequence MNLTATFVFVLFFVGVTIMGFLAANWRRGNLAHLDEWGLGGRRFGTIVTWFLLGGDLYTAYTFVAVPALVFGAGAMGFFALPYTILIYPFAFVVFPKLWSIAKRHGYVTAADFVSARYGSRSLALAVAVTGIVATMPYIALQLVGIEVVIGGLGFDTKGFVGDLPLIIAFAILAAYTYTSGLRAPAMIAIVKDILIYITIAAAVIVIPAKLGGFGHIFGAVPPAKLLLKAPDAAGLNGFSAYTTLAIGSALALFLYPHSVTAILSSSSGNTIRRNMAMLPAYSFVLGLLALLGYMALASGVKDMPEYAPYFKAFGPNFAVPALFLHFFPSWFVGVAFAAIGIGALVPAAIMSIAAANLYTRNIHREFVNRNMTHDQETNVAKLVSLIVKVGAVAFILGLPLTYAIQLQLLGGIWIIQTLPAIVLGLYTRVLDYRGLLLGWVAGLVCGTWMAISLKLASSIFAVHLFGYAIPGYAAVWALAVNLIVSIAVSVLVRVLGIAHAEDRTRPEDYLDVVES encoded by the coding sequence ATGAATCTGACCGCGACCTTCGTCTTCGTGCTGTTCTTCGTCGGCGTGACGATCATGGGCTTTCTCGCCGCGAACTGGCGGCGCGGCAACCTCGCGCATCTCGACGAATGGGGTCTCGGCGGCCGGCGCTTCGGCACGATCGTCACGTGGTTCCTGCTCGGCGGCGACCTCTACACCGCGTACACGTTCGTCGCCGTGCCGGCGCTCGTGTTCGGCGCGGGCGCGATGGGCTTCTTCGCGCTGCCGTACACGATCCTCATCTACCCGTTTGCGTTCGTCGTGTTCCCGAAGCTCTGGAGCATCGCGAAGCGTCACGGCTACGTGACGGCCGCCGACTTCGTCAGCGCGCGCTATGGCAGCCGCTCGCTCGCGCTCGCCGTCGCGGTGACGGGCATCGTCGCGACGATGCCGTACATCGCGCTGCAGCTCGTCGGCATCGAAGTGGTGATCGGCGGGCTCGGCTTCGACACGAAGGGCTTCGTCGGCGACCTGCCGCTCATCATCGCGTTCGCGATCCTCGCCGCGTACACGTACACGTCGGGGCTGCGCGCGCCCGCGATGATCGCGATCGTCAAGGACATCCTGATCTACATCACGATCGCCGCGGCCGTGATCGTGATTCCGGCGAAGCTCGGCGGCTTCGGGCACATCTTCGGCGCGGTGCCGCCCGCGAAGCTGCTCCTGAAGGCGCCCGACGCAGCGGGCCTGAACGGCTTCAGCGCCTATACGACGCTCGCGATCGGCTCGGCGCTCGCGCTGTTCCTGTATCCGCATTCGGTGACGGCAATTTTGTCGTCGTCGTCGGGCAACACGATCCGCCGCAACATGGCGATGCTGCCCGCGTACTCGTTCGTGCTCGGCCTGCTCGCGCTGCTCGGCTACATGGCGCTCGCCTCGGGCGTGAAGGACATGCCGGAATACGCGCCGTACTTCAAGGCGTTCGGGCCGAATTTCGCGGTGCCGGCGTTGTTCCTGCATTTCTTCCCGTCGTGGTTCGTCGGCGTCGCGTTCGCCGCGATCGGCATTGGCGCGCTCGTGCCGGCGGCGATCATGTCGATCGCGGCCGCGAACCTGTACACGCGCAACATCCATCGCGAGTTCGTCAACCGCAACATGACGCACGACCAGGAGACAAACGTCGCGAAGCTCGTGTCGCTGATCGTGAAGGTCGGCGCGGTCGCGTTCATCCTCGGCCTGCCGCTCACGTACGCGATCCAGCTCCAACTGCTCGGCGGAATCTGGATCATCCAGACGCTGCCCGCGATCGTGCTCGGGCTCTACACGCGGGTGCTCGACTATCGCGGGCTGCTGCTCGGCTGGGTGGCGGGGCTCGTGTGCGGCACGTGGATGGCGATCTCGCTGAAGCTCGCGAGCTCGATCTTCGCGGTCCATCTGTTCGGCTATGCGATTCCGGGCTATGCGGCCGTCTGGGCGCTGGCCGTGAACCTCATCGTGTCGATCGCGGTCAGCGTGCTCGTGCGCGTGCTCGGGATCGCGCATGCGGAAGACCGCACGCGGCCGGAGGATTATCTCGACGTCGTCGAGAGCTGA
- a CDS encoding VOC family protein: protein MAAHSLKLDHLVVAARTLEEGVAYVADTLGIEPANGGAHPSMRTHNRLFGLWGGAYLEVIAADPGAPPPADGQPRPRLFGLDDPATHARLEQGPYLAHWVARVDRPRQLDLWQRQYPARIARIVPMTRGDLGWRLTVPDDGSLPAWRGAGDGVLPSLIQWNDARHPSDALPHGCVALKALKAAHPHAGTVREQLAWLNAAHLLDVEAVEAGEAPALAAEFDTPNGARTLS from the coding sequence ATGGCAGCCCATTCGCTGAAACTCGATCATCTCGTCGTCGCCGCGCGCACGCTCGAAGAAGGCGTCGCGTACGTCGCCGACACCCTCGGCATCGAACCCGCGAACGGCGGCGCGCATCCGTCGATGCGCACCCACAATCGCCTGTTCGGCCTGTGGGGCGGCGCGTATCTCGAAGTGATCGCCGCCGACCCCGGCGCGCCGCCGCCCGCCGACGGCCAGCCGCGGCCGCGCCTGTTCGGCCTCGACGATCCGGCGACGCACGCGCGGCTCGAGCAGGGCCCGTACCTCGCGCACTGGGTCGCGCGCGTCGATCGCCCGCGCCAGCTCGACCTGTGGCAGCGCCAGTATCCGGCGCGGATTGCGCGCATCGTGCCGATGACGCGCGGCGATCTCGGCTGGCGGCTGACGGTGCCCGACGACGGCTCGCTGCCCGCGTGGCGAGGCGCGGGCGACGGCGTGCTGCCGTCGCTGATCCAGTGGAACGACGCGCGCCATCCGTCCGACGCGCTGCCGCACGGCTGCGTCGCGCTGAAGGCGCTGAAGGCGGCGCATCCGCACGCGGGCACGGTGCGCGAGCAGCTTGCCTGGCTGAACGCCGCGCACCTGCTCGACGTCGAGGCGGTCGAGGCGGGCGAAGCGCCCGCGCTCGCCGCCGAATTCGACACGCCGAACGGCGCGCGCACGCTGAGTTAG
- a CDS encoding DNA-deoxyinosine glycosylase — MLRGFPPVVSPGTHTLILGSFPGEASLAAAQYYAHPRNQFWRLLGAVLGEPELQALPYDARLSRVLAHDFGIWDVLAACHREGSLDAAIRHAQPNDFDSLREVAPKLRKVCFNGKTAGRFEPTIRAAGFDTLVLPSSSPANAMLSFEQKLSCWREVLS, encoded by the coding sequence ATGCTGCGCGGCTTTCCTCCCGTCGTGTCGCCCGGCACGCACACGCTGATTCTCGGCAGCTTCCCCGGCGAGGCGTCGCTTGCGGCCGCGCAGTACTACGCGCATCCGCGCAATCAGTTCTGGCGGCTGTTGGGCGCTGTGCTCGGCGAGCCGGAACTGCAGGCGCTGCCGTACGACGCGCGGCTTTCGCGCGTGCTCGCGCACGACTTCGGCATCTGGGACGTGCTCGCCGCGTGCCATCGCGAAGGCAGCCTCGACGCGGCGATTCGCCATGCGCAGCCGAACGACTTCGATTCGTTGCGGGAAGTCGCGCCGAAGCTCAGGAAGGTCTGTTTCAACGGCAAGACGGCGGGGCGCTTCGAGCCGACGATACGCGCGGCGGGGTTCGATACGCTCGTGCTGCCGTCGTCGAGTCCGGCGAATGCGATGCTGTCGTTCGAGCAGAAGCTCTCGTGTTGGCGCGAGGTGCTTTCCTGA